TGTTAtgtattcaaaaattaaatttattttacagatATTTGAATTATGAGTTCGAACAAATCCGAAACCAAAAAGAACCGACCCTAATTTAAActatagatattaaaatatttagttatgtcAAACGTTTAGGATCCGAAGAACTCAGACCCGCAGATCCAAACATGAACCATATGCTTCGAAACATTTTATCTCCTTTGATATAATGTAGAAATATTAAAGGATGTTGGTATAACTAACCTAACATATGAAACATCTGATacattttaaatcaaattttcaaaagtcaatagtttaaattaaatgttttacaaGTCAATATATCTTGTACATTCGTGTGATTGAAATAATTTGGGTTGCTAAAATgtgaaaaaaaataacaattgtTGTTATAATAATTGTTGGAAATTTtgggttatttattaaaatgtaatatgttttgagttgttgcTATAATGAAGGCATGTAATGATATTTGGTTTTATGTTATAGTTTGGACTGGAaaatgaaagggtccaaacaacttttataggtagattttttaagactccttctcttttaatagtattgatacgTGAAATGATTTTTGTTGCATCTTGATGTATCTTAAATCTATGAGCACTAGTAAAGCCTAGCATtcgttttgtaaaattaattattcACATTATAATATACAAACCTTAAAATGGGTATTTACTTCAATACATTTtgctctttttttcttctttgagtTGATTGGCGTTTGTTCATAATAATTTTCAACCTAAAAATGGAATGATGATTTGCATGTCAAAGAGAGTTGCAAAAATGAATACATTTTagcttttaaattaaatttttactgGTGAATTTGCATTGTACCTACATTAAAAAAAGTTAGCACTAAAcccatattttatatacatagcCGAGGTAATTTTGGGTCACGACacgaaaaataatcaaaatccatGAAACCATATATAGTTTAGATCATAATGGTAGTGATGAGCAAATCATCatacattttttaaatcaaGAGAGCATTATACAAataattgaaataaaatatacaattacTTCCTCAACACTCATAATGATTTACACACTGCCCAATATATTTTATTGAGTAATTAAACTACAAACCATATTAAAAACTTCAAGGTACAAGTCAACGTCAACGATCATCCATAGGATTTGTACGGCAATCAAGAGTTACATCTCCGCGTATGCTATAAAGCAACCCTAACCTTAATCCTAAAGCCTATGCAATGAATACaccaaagagaaaataaaataaaaacaaacaaacaaaaaaaatccaatgaACAACAACTCATCTAGAGCAGGCCAGTGGTTACAACACTACGAACCACACCAAGTTCAAGAGATCACTCCGTGCTTCAATGCCATTAGTATGATGTCACCATCAGCAGCGCATGAAACAGCCAGAAAGAGATCTAGGGCTCCGAGGAGAGCCATACCAACTACTCTCCTAAATGCAAACCCAAGCAATTTTCGAGCTCTAGTTCAGAAATTCACTGGACGCTCTGCGGGTGGTGAATCCAACCGTAGAAAAGGTCCGGTCACTCTGGATTTTAGGTCTCCAACTACACTCTCTAAAGAAGGTATctttccggtctccggagaccggaataATTATGATGAAGATCATCATCATGCGCTTAACCGGCATGTGAGTAGGGAGCAGCGTCACGTGACTTGGTCAGGTGAGGAACCAACTACGTTGTACCAGTTGGGTGAAGAAAGTAGCTCGATGTTTGATCAAGATCATGATCTTTTTGGGGAGTATTCCGGGATTAGCAGTTATGATGAGGGTTTAGATCATATGGATTATTGTTATCATGATTTTTACCTACAGACGGCAACGTTGGAGGAGTTTATGATGAGAGACCTTGATTTATAATATAGCTTGATTTTAGTCATCTGATTATCATAAAGCTGATGTTAATCATGATCATGATGATGTTACTTTGGGGAATAAGTATTCGGGGATACTGCTTTACAAGTCCAGTGATagcattttctaaaaatatttgttgaACAAGTATATTGTTTTCTATTCCAATATAGATGATGTAAATTTTTACGCCGATTTTTTAATCTCCGTTCTGTTAATTTGATTGATTAATTGTAGTAGATAATACTATCGTGATTATACTTGGAAGAgtgaattataaaattaaaataagtaaagATGTAAGATGATGTCGGAGACTTGGTCATATACTCCCTTGAAAACGCGTGtattttcaatgttttttttttttttttttttttttttttgaacaacttatTTTCAATGTTTTTAATTGGTGAAAATTTACAAACGTAAggagttattttatttttactgtaATTTCCTCAGTAAAAGCCGACAGAGAGAATGAATCAAAGGAAATGACAAAAGAGCCAACACTTGAACAATGTCCGCAGTCCAAAAATCTTGCTCAACATTGTTTTCAATTGATATAGAGATATTCATAAACCTTATTTCATGGTCAAAGTTTATGACCACTcctttggatatatatatatatatatatatatatatatatatatatatatatatatatatatatatatataccctaGGGTATATATATCACAAAGTCAACTTTGCATCATACTATCGTTAAATTCCTTTCACATTTCACTCACATGCTAAAACTCAGGGTTCGtaacttttaaaagaaaatactttgatttataattttatacaatgTTCAAAAATTTGTTTGGGGGTAACTATGCATTTTATAGAATACCATCCATTACAAATTATTCGGGATACATGCAGAGTCTAAacgttaatttattaattatttttatatattttatatttatattaaatatttattaaaaaaaatatttaattataaaattattttgatgaattataaaattagatatataaaaaaagaaactagaTAAATATGTGGATTTACACTAGCATTATTGCATGATATAACATATTTATGATATAACATATTTAGACTAATTTagatatattcatatatttaaacTGATTTAATAGATTATAACGACTTAAACTAATTTGGAAATCagaattttgaaaattgtttTGCATCAGTCTAAGTGCCACCTCTATCGATTTTTAGAACTTTGGTTATACACATATTAGGTGGCAGATCAATATGATCCCGTTTATTCGTCCGTTTGAGTTAGCTAAAGTGAATATATCGACtatacaattttgtttttaactgAATAGACTGTAATGTAACGTAATTGTTTTGGTAATTACCAAAtgagtaaaaaaaattgtacatctggtgattaccaaaaaaattacGTTACATTTCAGTCTATTCggttaaaaacaaaattgtataGTCATATATCAGTTGTTATATcagttgttaaatattttttatatgtttactAAATAAACATCATTAAATgttcaagtatatatatatatatatatcagttgtTAAAAAAATCGGAGAATGGTACCTCTTTTGGAGAATGGTACTTGGACTCGAAGAAACCTCTAAATTTCGATTGGACTCATACTTCGTATAATGGCAGCTGACCAGATCAAACAAGTTGAGGCATAGCTTAGTCCTGAAAGTATAAGCTAATGGTCCTAGCTAGAAgttaagaatataaatatttggtgTCTATGAAGTCTATCTATAGAgacattataaaatataatatatacctTTGTATCATGTAATGAACGATGTTCTGATAGCAATtcttaaattaagaaaatataaatgacTCTTGAGAGTCAAGTAAGGACAATTTTTTTTCGAATGAATGTGAAATTATATTCAAACAAAAAGACTGTGTTTATATTCAAGTAAGGACAATTAACTTCCTCCACAAGCAAAGACTAGTTAACAAGCAACAATAAGGACCAAGTCTATACAGTCGTAGTTACATTTTTGTGATGAGTATCGTAGTTGGTTTAATCGTATCACCTACCCAAACAAAAGCGTTTGATAGTAATTTTAATTTCTGCAAAATACGGCTATAGCGTGCAAGAAAGGTTAGATGTTTGTCTATATATGTCGATGTATGAAATAGCtgcatatattaaattaatatacgTACTTGTTTTACATGCATGGCGTTTAGCTAATTATTTTCAtgaaatttttagtttaaagtCTACACTCTACAGTACCAAACCTAGTTGACAAGTTTCATAAAGAAAGCACAGGAGGGAAAAATGGAAAGTCTGATTGATTAAGGAATCGGAGGTCATATAATTTTCCACCGtgttctattttagagtaaaatcttttaaaaattggGTT
The window above is part of the Brassica napus cultivar Da-Ae chromosome C3, Da-Ae, whole genome shotgun sequence genome. Proteins encoded here:
- the LOC125583862 gene encoding uncharacterized protein LOC125583862, whose translation is MNNNSSRAGQWLQHYEPHQVQEITPCFNAISMMSPSAAHETARKRSRAPRRAIPTTLLNANPSNFRALVQKFTGRSAGGESNRRKGPVTLDFRSPTTLSKEGIFPVSGDRNNYDEDHHHALNRHVSREQRHVTWSGEEPTTLYQLGEESSSMFDQDHDLFGEYSGISSYDEGLDHMDYCYHDFYLQTATLEEFMMRDLDL